A single window of Brevundimonas naejangsanensis DNA harbors:
- the mnhG gene encoding monovalent cation/H(+) antiporter subunit G: MSGFPANVPAWAALLAAGLVLFGAGLTFIGALGLVRLQTFYERVHAPTLGATLGMFLVLCGSVIYFTGAEGRFMPVELLAAVFFTATTPVTLIILARAALFRDRTDRSGDGVRVPLEGECAGVVRTPPDLVTGPRRSDAPQDR, encoded by the coding sequence ATGAGCGGCTTTCCCGCCAATGTCCCGGCCTGGGCGGCCCTGCTGGCGGCGGGGCTGGTGCTGTTCGGCGCCGGCCTGACCTTCATCGGCGCACTTGGCCTCGTGCGGCTGCAGACCTTCTACGAGCGGGTTCACGCCCCGACGCTGGGGGCGACGCTGGGCATGTTCTTGGTCTTGTGCGGCTCGGTGATCTATTTCACCGGGGCGGAGGGGCGCTTCATGCCCGTCGAACTGCTGGCGGCGGTCTTCTTCACGGCGACGACGCCGGTGACGCTGATCATCCTGGCTCGGGCCGCCCTGTTCCGCGACCGGACGGATAGATCCGGCGACGGCGTGCGCGTGCCGCTGGAGGGCGAGTGCGCGGGCGTCGTCCGCACGCCTCCTGACCTGGTTACTGGTCCTCGTCGAAGCGACGCGCCACAAGATCGGTGA
- a CDS encoding GNAT family N-acetyltransferase, whose protein sequence is MSLDPEIRDNEDAKRYELEVDGETAVVIYNPVAGGRLITETLVPVPLEGRGIASRMAKHVLADLKDKGLLVLPTCTFFSSYLKKHPEYADQVHPTYRAMLGL, encoded by the coding sequence ATGAGCCTGGACCCCGAAATCCGCGACAACGAAGACGCCAAGCGTTACGAGCTGGAGGTCGACGGCGAGACCGCCGTGGTCATCTATAACCCGGTCGCGGGCGGGCGGCTGATCACCGAGACCCTCGTGCCGGTCCCGCTGGAAGGGCGCGGCATCGCCAGCCGCATGGCAAAGCACGTCCTGGCCGATCTGAAGGACAAGGGTCTGCTGGTCCTGCCGACCTGCACCTTCTTCTCCAGCTATCTGAAGAAGCACCCGGAATACGCCGATCAGGTGCATCCGACCTATCGAGCCATGCTGGGCCTCTGA
- a CDS encoding response regulator transcription factor, with product MANITLVDDDENIVASVSLALESHGHMVTAYHDGASGLEALETTPPDLAILDVKMPRMDGMEVLRRLRQTSSLPVIMLTSKDEEIDEILGFNLGADDYIHKPFSQRLLIERVKALLRRAGVEGLDPIDPAAAEAGKAIKRGKLSMDPARHESTWDGKPVKLTVTEFLLLQALAQRPGFVKSRDNLMDAAYDDQVYVDDRTIDSHVKRMRKKFRMVDPEFDAIETLYGVGYRYRES from the coding sequence TTGGCCAACATCACTCTGGTCGACGACGACGAGAATATCGTCGCCTCCGTCTCCCTGGCTCTGGAAAGCCATGGCCACATGGTGACCGCCTATCACGACGGCGCCTCGGGCCTGGAAGCGCTGGAGACCACCCCGCCGGACCTGGCGATCCTGGACGTCAAGATGCCGCGCATGGACGGCATGGAAGTGCTGCGCCGCCTGCGCCAGACCTCCAGCCTGCCGGTCATCATGCTGACATCCAAGGACGAGGAGATCGACGAAATCCTCGGCTTCAACCTCGGCGCCGACGACTACATTCACAAGCCCTTCAGCCAGCGCCTGCTGATCGAGCGGGTGAAGGCCCTGCTGCGCCGCGCCGGCGTCGAAGGTCTGGACCCCATCGACCCGGCCGCCGCCGAAGCCGGCAAGGCGATCAAGCGCGGCAAGCTGTCGATGGACCCGGCGCGCCACGAATCGACCTGGGACGGCAAGCCGGTGAAGCTGACCGTCACCGAGTTCCTGCTGCTTCAGGCCCTGGCCCAGCGCCCCGGCTTCGTGAAGAGTCGCGACAATCTGATGGACGCCGCCTATGACGATCAGGTCTATGTCGACGACCGCACCATCGACAGCCATGTGAAACGGATGCGAAAGAAGTTCCGCATGGTCGACCCTGAGTTCGACGCTATCGAGACCCTGTATGGCGTCGGATACCGCTACCGCGAGAGCTGA
- a CDS encoding Na+/H+ antiporter subunit C produces MTQIVLALAIGVLTASGVWLMLRPRTFQVIIGLSLVSYAVNLFIFSMGRLRSGAAAFTREGAEDPALYADPTPQALVLTAIVISFALTALFLVVLLASRGETGSDHVDGQEAPE; encoded by the coding sequence ATGACCCAGATCGTCCTGGCCCTGGCCATCGGCGTGCTGACCGCCTCGGGGGTGTGGCTGATGCTGCGCCCGCGCACCTTCCAGGTGATCATCGGCCTGTCGCTGGTCTCCTATGCGGTCAATCTGTTCATCTTCTCCATGGGGCGGCTGCGTTCCGGCGCGGCGGCCTTCACCCGCGAGGGCGCCGAGGACCCGGCCCTCTACGCCGATCCGACGCCCCAGGCCCTGGTGCTGACGGCCATCGTCATCAGCTTCGCCCTGACGGCCCTGTTCCTGGTGGTGCTGCTCGCCTCGCGCGGCGAGACCGGCAGCGACCATGTCGACGGCCAGGAGGCGCCCGAATGA
- a CDS encoding HPr kinase/phosphorylase, translating to MTPARQPVHASVVTARTSQGWRGVLIQGPSGAGKSDLALRLMQNGWRLVGDDWVEVFACRGALYATVPDTIAGRMEVRGVGIVSRPFRPSTRLALALRLTREPVERLPQPTWRVIEGVLLPQLDLDPRPASAAAVAAAALHAVSEMAPPAL from the coding sequence ATGACCCCTGCCCGCCAGCCTGTCCACGCCAGCGTCGTCACCGCCCGCACGTCGCAGGGATGGCGCGGCGTGCTGATCCAGGGGCCGTCCGGCGCAGGCAAGAGCGACCTGGCGCTGCGGCTGATGCAGAACGGATGGCGGCTGGTCGGCGACGACTGGGTGGAGGTCTTCGCCTGTCGCGGCGCGCTTTACGCCACTGTTCCCGACACCATCGCCGGGCGGATGGAGGTGCGCGGCGTCGGCATCGTCAGCCGGCCTTTTCGCCCCTCGACCCGGCTGGCCCTGGCCCTGCGCCTGACGCGCGAGCCGGTCGAGCGCCTGCCCCAGCCGACGTGGCGGGTCATCGAGGGCGTGCTCCTGCCTCAGCTCGATCTGGATCCGCGGCCGGCCTCTGCGGCGGCCGTCGCGGCGGCCGCCCTTCACGCTGTTTCCGAGATGGCGCCGCCCGCTCTTTGA
- a CDS encoding zf-TFIIB domain-containing protein — MPLLMCPNDNAPMQTLDRHGVQFDMCPTCRGVWLDRGELEKLMAAAGDEGRAAAPAPAPQAYAPPPQPSQQPWGGQPAYREPPRQRDDRYDHDRRRDDDYQYRKKKKRLDIFDIFD, encoded by the coding sequence ATGCCCCTGCTGATGTGCCCCAACGATAATGCGCCCATGCAGACGCTGGATCGCCACGGCGTCCAGTTCGACATGTGTCCGACCTGTCGCGGCGTCTGGCTGGATCGCGGCGAACTGGAGAAGCTGATGGCCGCCGCCGGCGACGAGGGCCGCGCCGCCGCGCCCGCGCCCGCGCCCCAGGCCTATGCGCCGCCGCCGCAACCGTCCCAACAACCCTGGGGCGGCCAGCCGGCCTATCGCGAGCCGCCGCGTCAACGCGACGACCGATATGACCACGACCGCCGCCGCGACGACGACTATCAGTACCGCAAGAAGAAGAAGCGGCTGGATATCTTCGACATCTTCGACTGA
- a CDS encoding Na+/H+ antiporter subunit E: protein MIRAVLPHPILSLGLFGASLLLSGSTAAPSLALALLMALAAPQIMRVLDVEPVRLKKPLTLLSFAAVVALDIVRSNWEVALVVLGLNASRDSRVSGFVHIPLEMRDRYGLAVLAVVITSTPGTIWVEYEDATGVLLLHILDLQDGDDWAERIKNRYERRLMEIFE, encoded by the coding sequence ATGATCCGGGCGGTTCTGCCTCACCCCATACTGTCGCTGGGGCTGTTCGGGGCCTCCCTGCTGCTCAGCGGCTCGACGGCGGCGCCGTCGCTCGCCCTGGCGCTGCTGATGGCCCTGGCGGCGCCGCAGATCATGCGCGTTCTGGATGTTGAGCCGGTGCGGCTTAAAAAGCCGCTGACCCTGCTGAGCTTCGCCGCAGTCGTCGCCTTGGACATCGTTCGCTCGAACTGGGAGGTGGCTCTGGTGGTGCTGGGGCTGAACGCCTCGCGCGACAGCCGCGTCTCGGGCTTCGTCCATATTCCGCTGGAGATGCGCGACCGCTATGGCCTGGCGGTCCTGGCGGTGGTCATCACCAGCACGCCGGGCACCATCTGGGTCGAATATGAGGACGCGACCGGCGTGCTTCTGCTGCATATCCTCGATCTGCAGGACGGCGACGACTGGGCGGAGCGCATCAAGAACCGTTATGAGCGCCGCCTGATGGAGATCTTCGAATGA
- a CDS encoding K+/H+ antiporter subunit F — protein MSGAVFYWALVLAQLFLAAAGLIGVWRIAKGPRAQDRILGLDTLYQAGMLLVVAFGVRTGTQQYFYAAVMIGMLGFTSSVALAKFLMRGEVIE, from the coding sequence ATGAGCGGCGCCGTCTTCTACTGGGCGCTGGTTTTGGCGCAATTGTTCCTGGCGGCCGCCGGCCTGATCGGCGTGTGGCGCATCGCCAAGGGGCCGCGCGCTCAGGACCGCATCTTGGGCCTCGACACGCTTTACCAGGCGGGCATGTTGTTGGTCGTCGCCTTCGGGGTGCGGACGGGAACCCAGCAGTACTTCTATGCGGCGGTGATGATCGGCATGCTGGGCTTCACCTCCTCGGTCGCCCTGGCCAAATTCCTGATGCGCGGCGAGGTGATCGAATGA
- a CDS encoding PTS sugar transporter subunit IIA — MIGLVIVTHGGLASEFLSAMEHVVGPQRGVAAICIGPEDDMERRRRDIVDAAAAVNEGEGVILLTDMFGGTPSNLAISVMEQTGAEVIAGLNLPMLIKLASVRGRESLEACVAHAQDAGRKYISVASWVLAGEK; from the coding sequence ATGATCGGGCTGGTGATCGTCACCCACGGGGGCCTGGCCTCTGAATTCCTGTCGGCGATGGAGCATGTGGTGGGACCGCAACGCGGCGTCGCCGCCATCTGCATCGGCCCCGAGGACGACATGGAGCGGCGCCGCCGCGACATCGTCGACGCCGCCGCAGCCGTCAATGAGGGCGAGGGCGTCATCCTGCTGACCGACATGTTCGGCGGCACCCCGTCCAATCTGGCCATCTCGGTCATGGAGCAGACCGGCGCCGAGGTGATCGCCGGGCTGAACCTGCCCATGCTGATCAAGCTGGCCAGCGTGCGCGGCCGCGAAAGCCTGGAGGCCTGCGTGGCCCATGCTCAGGACGCCGGGCGCAAATACATCTCGGTCGCTTCCTGGGTGCTGGCAGGCGAGAAATGA
- a CDS encoding NAD(P)/FAD-dependent oxidoreductase, with the protein MKSSDIDVLIVGAGAAGMMCAIEAGKRGRRVRVIDHARAPGEKIRISGGGRCNFTNLGTSGANFLGENPRFALSALRRFTQHDFIKMVDRHGIAWHEKTLGQLFCDDSAKQIIRMLTDEMKAAGVALSLGVGVKTVERAGERFQVDLDDGSRVTAASLVVATGGKSIPKMGATGWGYEVARRFGLRVTDTRPALVPLTFEPGLLEQLKPLAGVSVDAVVRHKAPKEAGPGRPAKETVFREGLLFTHRGLSGPSILQISSYWREGEAITVDLAPGRDAAAEILAAKTENGKQAVHTAVGHVVPRRLAEALCARENLSGKLAEVGDKKLRALAEAVNAWTVKPVGSEGYRTAEVTLGGVDTAALDQQTMEAKTVPGLFFIGEVADVTGWLGGYNFQWAWSSGWAAGQSC; encoded by the coding sequence ATGAAGTCTTCAGACATCGACGTCCTGATCGTCGGCGCCGGCGCGGCCGGCATGATGTGCGCCATCGAGGCCGGCAAGCGCGGCCGTCGCGTGCGCGTGATCGATCACGCCCGCGCCCCCGGCGAAAAGATCCGCATCTCGGGCGGCGGCCGCTGCAACTTCACCAATCTGGGGACGAGCGGCGCCAACTTCCTGGGCGAGAACCCGCGCTTCGCCCTGTCGGCCCTGCGGCGCTTCACCCAGCACGACTTCATCAAGATGGTCGACCGCCACGGCATCGCCTGGCACGAGAAGACCCTGGGCCAGCTTTTCTGCGACGACAGCGCCAAGCAGATCATCCGCATGCTGACCGACGAGATGAAGGCGGCGGGCGTCGCCCTGTCGCTGGGCGTCGGCGTCAAGACGGTGGAGCGCGCGGGCGAGCGGTTTCAGGTCGATCTGGACGACGGATCGCGCGTGACGGCGGCGTCGCTGGTCGTGGCGACGGGCGGCAAGTCCATTCCCAAGATGGGGGCCACCGGCTGGGGCTATGAGGTCGCGCGGCGCTTCGGCCTGCGCGTCACCGACACCCGGCCCGCGCTGGTTCCCCTGACGTTCGAGCCGGGCCTGCTGGAGCAGCTCAAGCCGCTGGCGGGCGTGTCGGTCGACGCGGTGGTGCGACACAAGGCGCCCAAGGAGGCCGGCCCCGGCCGCCCGGCCAAGGAGACCGTCTTCCGCGAAGGCCTGCTGTTCACCCACCGCGGCCTGTCGGGGCCGTCGATCCTGCAGATCAGCTCCTACTGGCGCGAGGGCGAGGCGATCACCGTCGACCTGGCCCCTGGCCGCGATGCGGCGGCTGAAATTCTGGCCGCCAAGACCGAGAACGGCAAGCAGGCGGTCCACACGGCCGTCGGCCACGTCGTGCCGCGCCGTCTGGCCGAGGCCCTGTGTGCGCGCGAAAACCTGTCGGGCAAACTGGCGGAAGTCGGCGACAAGAAGCTGCGGGCCCTGGCCGAGGCGGTCAACGCCTGGACGGTCAAGCCGGTCGGATCCGAAGGCTATCGCACCGCCGAAGTGACGCTGGGCGGGGTCGACACCGCCGCCCTGGACCAGCAGACGATGGAGGCCAAGACCGTCCCCGGCCTGTTCTTCATCGGCGAAGTGGCGGACGTGACCGGCTGGCTGGGCGGCTACAACTTCCAGTGGGCCTGGTCGTCGGGCTGGGCCGCGGGTCAGAGCTGCTGA
- a CDS encoding ATP-binding protein, with the protein MASDTATARAEPETVRARRRFRFGGSRLGGFILALNLLSLLILFGGALLLNEWRRGLIEARQESLGVQAELLANVLGELGITQGDPYPMLDDRAAALWLRDNFIPAGQRARLFDIDGIEVSDSFRVSDTIPGAPLPPAHPAGTALAPAEPSPRETARLARANAELSAEVERALTGAPQASLRRNEEGERVVSVSLPVRHVQQVLGVLTLEAGDVNATLDAQRRALMPFALVALAVNLLASLVLHLFVARPVMRLSAAADQVRLQRARAISLPDLEDRKDEIGDLARALESMTDTLSTRMDAIERFAADVSHEIKNPLTSIRSALETLPLVKTDEQRARLTNLLQQDVRRLDRLITDISNASRLDAELSRDRPRAIDLNDLLGDIIGVYEAGRKPDEPAVRLVTATDNARVMGRDVPLGQVFRNLIDNARSFSPAGGEVRVSLYRDDSPADLPLRIRIDDDGPGIPAENLETVFERFYTSRPKGTAFGANSGLGLSIVRQIVDAHGGRVRAENRKGEDGSVLGARFEVSLPAVGKRA; encoded by the coding sequence ATGGCGTCGGATACCGCTACCGCGAGAGCTGAACCTGAAACCGTCCGGGCGCGGCGCCGATTCCGCTTCGGCGGATCGCGCCTGGGCGGATTCATCCTGGCTCTCAATCTTCTCAGCCTGCTGATCCTGTTCGGCGGCGCCTTGCTGCTGAACGAATGGCGGCGAGGGCTGATCGAGGCGCGTCAGGAATCCCTCGGCGTTCAGGCCGAGCTTCTGGCCAACGTTCTGGGCGAACTGGGCATCACCCAGGGCGACCCCTATCCCATGCTGGACGACCGCGCCGCCGCCCTGTGGTTGCGCGACAACTTCATTCCGGCCGGGCAGCGCGCCCGCCTGTTCGACATCGACGGGATCGAGGTGTCCGACTCCTTCCGGGTCAGCGACACCATTCCGGGCGCGCCCCTGCCACCCGCCCACCCGGCCGGAACGGCTCTGGCCCCCGCCGAACCATCGCCGCGCGAGACGGCGCGTCTGGCCCGGGCCAACGCCGAGCTGTCAGCCGAAGTCGAGAGGGCTCTGACCGGCGCGCCCCAGGCCTCCCTGCGCCGAAACGAGGAGGGCGAGCGGGTCGTCTCCGTCTCCCTGCCCGTCCGCCATGTGCAACAGGTTCTGGGCGTGCTGACGCTGGAGGCCGGCGACGTCAACGCCACCCTGGACGCCCAGCGGCGGGCTCTGATGCCCTTCGCCCTGGTGGCCCTGGCGGTGAATCTGCTGGCGTCCCTGGTGCTGCACCTGTTCGTAGCCCGGCCGGTCATGCGGCTGTCGGCGGCGGCGGACCAGGTGCGCCTGCAACGCGCCCGCGCCATCTCCCTGCCCGACCTGGAAGACCGCAAGGACGAGATCGGCGATCTGGCCCGCGCCCTGGAGTCGATGACCGACACCCTGTCGACCCGGATGGACGCCATCGAACGCTTCGCCGCCGACGTCAGCCACGAGATCAAGAACCCGCTGACGTCGATCCGCTCGGCTCTGGAGACCCTGCCGCTGGTCAAGACGGACGAGCAGCGCGCGCGTCTGACCAATCTGCTGCAACAGGACGTCCGGCGCCTGGATCGGTTGATCACCGACATCTCCAACGCCTCGCGCCTGGACGCCGAACTGTCGCGCGACCGGCCGCGCGCCATCGACCTGAACGATCTGCTGGGCGACATCATCGGCGTCTATGAGGCCGGTCGGAAGCCGGACGAACCGGCTGTTCGGCTCGTCACGGCGACCGACAACGCCCGCGTCATGGGCCGCGACGTGCCTCTGGGCCAGGTGTTCCGCAACCTGATCGACAACGCCCGCTCGTTCAGCCCCGCCGGCGGCGAGGTCCGTGTGAGCCTGTATCGCGACGACAGCCCGGCCGACCTGCCGCTGCGCATCCGCATCGACGACGACGGCCCGGGCATCCCGGCTGAAAACTTGGAGACGGTGTTCGAGCGCTTCTACACCTCGCGGCCCAAGGGCACGGCCTTCGGCGCCAACTCGGGTCTGGGCCTGTCCATCGTCCGCCAGATCGTCGACGCCCACGGCGGCCGGGTCCGCGCCGAAAATCGCAAGGGCGAAGACGGGTCCGTTCTGGGCGCCCGCTTTGAAGTCAGCCTGCCCGCCGTCGGCAAACGCGCATGA
- a CDS encoding monovalent cation/H+ antiporter subunit D, which produces MTDWQEHLIIGPIVLPMVIAAAMLLFDERRRLLKGGLSLFAMAAILAMALALLHESATGAAGGGDTARVYQLGDWPAPFGIVLVADRLSTLMVALTSVLGACSMIFALARWDRAGPRFHALFLLLVMGVNGAFLTGDLFNLFVFFEIMLAASYGLALHGSGEARIRAGLAYIAVNLTASMLFLIGVSLIYGVTGTLNMADLAVRIPQIAAADRGLFHVGAAILGVAFLTKCAMWPLGFWLTTTYSAASAPAAAVFAILSKVGAYVIIRLSFLLFAPDSGASAGFGQLWILLGGLATIGFGTAGMIAARDLSIAAAYAVIVSSGTVLAAVGTGNADVLGGAVFYLVGSTLACGALFMLAEVLNRGQDLGARSGRAVFDDEYFDPFDDEERNEPGLVIPAAVAALGGAFLISTLMIAGLPPLAGFIGKLAMMEALSGLGGWAGYGVIIALSLASLGALIGLTRLGMAALWARDDDAEPAIVVGAAEGVAIAGLLAACLFLAIFGEAGFAYADHTADWLVRPDAYVRAVLGGSA; this is translated from the coding sequence ATGACCGATTGGCAGGAACATCTGATCATCGGGCCGATCGTGCTGCCGATGGTCATCGCGGCGGCCATGCTGCTGTTCGACGAGCGCCGCCGCCTGCTGAAGGGCGGCCTGAGCCTGTTCGCCATGGCCGCCATCCTGGCCATGGCCCTGGCCCTGCTGCACGAAAGCGCGACCGGGGCGGCGGGCGGGGGCGACACCGCCCGCGTCTACCAACTGGGCGACTGGCCGGCGCCGTTCGGCATCGTCCTGGTGGCCGATCGTCTGTCGACGCTGATGGTGGCCCTGACCAGCGTGCTGGGCGCCTGCTCCATGATCTTCGCTCTGGCGCGGTGGGACCGGGCCGGGCCCCGTTTCCACGCCCTGTTCCTGCTGCTGGTCATGGGCGTCAACGGGGCCTTCCTGACCGGCGACCTGTTCAACCTGTTTGTCTTCTTCGAGATCATGCTGGCGGCCTCCTATGGCCTGGCCCTGCATGGTTCGGGCGAGGCGCGGATCCGCGCGGGTCTGGCCTACATCGCCGTCAACCTGACGGCGTCCATGCTCTTCCTGATCGGGGTCAGCCTGATCTACGGCGTGACCGGCACCCTCAACATGGCCGATCTGGCCGTGCGCATTCCCCAGATCGCCGCGGCTGACCGAGGCCTGTTCCACGTCGGGGCGGCGATCCTGGGCGTGGCCTTCCTGACCAAGTGCGCCATGTGGCCGTTGGGGTTCTGGCTGACCACCACCTATTCGGCGGCCAGCGCCCCGGCGGCGGCCGTCTTCGCCATTCTGTCCAAGGTCGGCGCCTATGTGATCATCCGCCTCAGCTTCCTGCTGTTCGCGCCCGACAGCGGCGCCTCGGCCGGGTTCGGCCAGTTGTGGATCCTGCTGGGCGGGCTGGCGACCATCGGCTTCGGCACGGCAGGCATGATCGCGGCGCGCGACCTGTCGATCGCGGCGGCCTACGCCGTCATCGTCTCTTCGGGCACGGTGCTGGCGGCGGTCGGGACGGGCAACGCCGATGTCCTGGGCGGGGCGGTCTTCTATCTGGTCGGCTCGACCCTGGCCTGCGGCGCCCTTTTCATGCTGGCCGAGGTCCTGAACAGGGGCCAGGACCTGGGCGCCCGCTCGGGCCGCGCCGTCTTCGACGATGAATATTTCGACCCCTTTGACGACGAAGAGCGCAATGAGCCAGGTCTGGTCATTCCCGCGGCGGTGGCGGCTTTGGGCGGAGCCTTCCTGATCTCGACCCTGATGATCGCGGGCCTGCCGCCGCTGGCGGGCTTCATCGGCAAGCTGGCCATGATGGAGGCCCTGTCGGGCCTGGGCGGCTGGGCCGGCTATGGGGTGATCATAGCCCTGTCGCTCGCCTCGCTGGGCGCCCTGATCGGTCTGACGCGGCTGGGCATGGCGGCGCTGTGGGCGCGAGACGACGACGCCGAACCGGCGATCGTGGTCGGCGCCGCCGAGGGCGTGGCCATTGCGGGCCTGCTGGCGGCCTGCCTGTTTCTGGCGATCTTCGGCGAGGCGGGCTTCGCCTATGCCGACCACACGGCCGACTGGCTGGTGCGGCCTGACGCCTATGTCCGCGCAGTGCTGGGAGGCAGCGCATGA
- a CDS encoding HPr family phosphocarrier protein, whose amino-acid sequence MSDAADPAAIATATLNICNQRGLHARASAKFVKLASEFESEIHVTRDGVSVDARSIMGLLMLGAGIGCDVEVKAEGRDAPQAVAALTDLVARRFDEDQ is encoded by the coding sequence ATGAGCGACGCCGCCGATCCAGCCGCCATCGCCACGGCGACGCTGAACATCTGCAATCAGCGCGGCCTGCATGCTCGCGCCTCGGCCAAGTTCGTCAAACTGGCCTCGGAGTTCGAATCCGAGATTCATGTCACGCGCGACGGGGTGAGCGTGGACGCGCGCTCGATCATGGGCCTGCTGATGCTGGGCGCCGGGATCGGCTGCGATGTCGAGGTGAAGGCCGAAGGGCGCGACGCGCCCCAGGCCGTGGCCGCCCTCACCGATCTTGTGGCGCGTCGCTTCGACGAGGACCAGTAA